DNA from Gadus chalcogrammus isolate NIFS_2021 chromosome 11, NIFS_Gcha_1.0, whole genome shotgun sequence:
taatgtatagcctcactgtgataatttagtccagatttgaagagtctaggtgtagtcgtttttaatcaggatcagttctaatgcggtctggacccataaaaagcattaaaatgtgcctttattgcattttcacaaatagggtaaaggtttcacaaatctgaaactatgtttattataatgtatagtctcactgtgataatttagtccagatttgccGAGTGTAGGTGTAGTGGtgttcaatcaggaccgatttaaagtggaccagctgctgaatcggatgctgcgaatcggatgccaacttcagcgtcgttcTTAACGGCTTGTATTTAATGTAGATAAAATCACTTATATTCTACCTCTAAGGACAGCTTCGCTTCCATAAAAATCAACGTAATTTATGAGCAACTTTTTGTAAATAAGGCTGCACCTTTTCAGACACAGAAAGTTGCTCATACGTTACAAACAAGGATTTTTGTAAAACCTTGACTAGGACTGGTCATTAAGTATTGctattttaaaatgtatatcaaaAGATCTAATTTAATATTTACCATGAGGCTATAAATTTGTTCTTGTCCGTCATAACACGTAATTTATAGGTCCATGGTCTTAGGTATACTGACAACATTCCCCACTAGGTGGGGGTATTTGTTATCAATTGTACAGCTTTGAACTTTCACTTTAAATACTGAAAAGTTAATGTGTAGGAACGCTTCATTTTAACTTCTGAGTTTCAATGTCTTGCCTCCAACACCTTTTTCCACACATCCAACTATGTATCTACAGGTAACCCGTGTTGGGAGTCAGCCTCTGTTTCTCCCATCATTAGTGGTGTCCCGGCACCTATTCTGATGTTGGCCCGCATACTTCTCTGTGCCCGGCCCGTCTCCGCCACCCTACCCGCCTTAACTCGCCCCCTGGCCCACTCCACCGCTCATATGGACCCCGGCTCCGGGGGTCGGCCTGTGGAGACGGCGATCAGAACCAAGCTGACCGGTGCCCTTGTGCCAGTGCACCTAGAAGTCCACAACGAGAGCCACATGCACGCCGTGCCGCCGGGCTCCGAGTCCCACTTCCGCGTGTTGGTGGTGAGCGCAAGCTTTGACGGCCTCTCTCTGATACAGCGCCACCGCCTGGTGAATGAGGCGCTGCGCGAGGAGCTGAGCAGCTGTGTGCACGCACTGGCCATCCAGGCCAAGACCCCCGCCCAGTGGGGCAGTAACCCCTCCGTGGCCAAGAGTCCCCCCTGCATGGGGGGCTCAAAGGGGGACCACTCTGTGGAGGTGAAGCTGGCGGccgggagagagtgagtgggacTTACATGGTGGTGTGGCAGCTCTACACCCCTCTGCAAAAGATGGCATGGTCGGAGTGAGAGACGTTGGAGGAATGGAAGTTCCATGtgaattaaacattaaaatattgttttataaCGGAAATGTTGTCAAAGATTTTACATTCACACCGGCAAACAGTAAAACTCAACTGTGAATGTTTTATGATGGATGTCTTTGATGGATGGAATAATAAATGGAATCAAACTTAATCCTTctgaatataataaatatatctcTGAAATGGCACTAGCCAATATGTTTAAATATACAGCAATtgcatatacatataaatatgaacatataaataacattgttGAGGTTCACTGCAGTGATATCTTATAAGGAAACTTGTTCCCAGCCTTTATTTCAAATCAATGTGACTATTTGACTGGAGACTGGGTAACAAAATAGTCTGTATCAATACCACCCTGACCTacttaaatatattaaataatacattGAATAAAATACCTCAGTAATTGTGTCTGTTTTCTGAAATTTAATGAGGGAAATCGTGGTATTCAATTATATAAAGCAGCATCATCAAGCAAAGTCTTTCTCCTGCATGGGAGAAGGTCACTGTGGAGATCAACGTGCCATCGTCGTAAGATCTTGGGCCCACGGGGATCCCCTGACAACTGTCCGGTTGCCGCTCCCTAAGCATCCCAAGCATGGCCAGCTAGCATATGGTCCAGCATAACTGAAATACTTCTGCTAACGCAACGCTTAGGCAAACACTGTCGTACGCCATGGCTGTAGGCTAAAATAGAAGGTGAATAATTAATGACACCGTTTTCTGCAATCACAgcatttttatgtgttttgCTTCTTATAGGCCTATGTTCACCTGCTAAATTAAATCTTTGTTATAAATTTGGTGTCAGTCCATGAAGAGAGTAATTAACAGGCCTTCGATCATTCAAAAATTCTTGAAATTAAAACACAGTAGGTCCAATTATATATAAAAAGtataaacataataataatgtatttatgCCTACAGATCATTTATCCAACATGAATAATTTATATCGCTGAAcagatttataaaaaaagaatggaGTAATGAATCCCCCGCTTCGTCCAGGGAGGGCATTTGTCTGACCAATCAGTTTGAAGGTAAACACAGGACGGCGTTGGGCGGCGCTCGCGGGCCTGACATAGTACGGCGGGTTGCTAGAACGACCGAACAGGCAAACAGCTCTCACACACGCTGTCCACCCGCCTTCTACCAGCGGTAAGTTTCTACTTTAAATGTCGTTCATTTAACTTTCATGCTCGGTATCTTTTATTATCGCAACCATTGCGCCTCGGTGCATTTCCGTTCGTCACATGTCAATGAAGGAGAAACCAAACTCCGATAAGGTAATGCTCTTTAAAGTTTGGAGAATCAGTAACATCAGCCCTCCCACATCAAATGATATCTATCGATGTTTGATGGTAAATATGGATGGAGCAGGCAACTGGGGGCTGTGTGGTTTCCAAAAGACCCGGGATTGACGACCGTGTTGCCCGCTTGGTTGTTTCAACCACGCAGCGACTCTCCACCAGAACATGCCCCGTGAGAGGAGGACATAACCGCGCTGCTGTGGGTTTAAACCTGGTTGTTGCGGGACAGAGGAGACGATTTGTCCCCTTTGGTGCTGGGGGATCTCAACCTAACATTTCTTTACGAtgttggcatatatgatctggCCTTCCAGTTAAGACATAGTCCGGAAAAAAAAGGCATAAAGTCGCTTAAGGTTACGCAACACGCAACGTCATTTGATTGGGCAATAATTAAACACCTGTCATTTCCTCGTAGGGTTAAAGGTAGCCTAGTATCTCTttaaatgttatattttataggTGAGGTTAGAAATGGATAATAAAATAGTGCGTTGGTATGTGGGCCAGTGCCATGACCTCCGTGCCCCTGCATATCTCGCTGTGTAAATAAACCTCCAGGAAGTGACTCATAATAACCCATGTGACGTTTACAGGTAGGCCTACCTGCTGCCATTGATTCACTTTGTTCGGAGGGAATACAAACCTAACCCGAGGATAACCTACTGATCGGAATAAACTAAAACAATCCCTTCCTCATGAAAACAAAATCATGGGGAATGGATTCTCAGAACAACCCGGTTTCCTGCCCTCCGTCCCCTTCTTCCAGTCCTTTCACATGGCCATCCTGGGCCTGGACTCTGCCGGCAAAACCACCACGCTGTACCGGCTGCGCTTCAACGAGTTCGTCAACACCGTGCCCACCCGGGGCTTCAACGCCGAGAAGGTGAAGCTGTCCCTGGGGGGGCACCGTACCGCGGCCACCTTCCACTTCTGGGACGTGGGCGGCCAGGAGAAGCTGCGGCCGCTGTGGAAGTCGTACACTCGGGGCGCCGACGGCATCGTGTTCGTGGTGGACTCGGTGGACGGCGAGCGGCTGGAGGAGGCCAAGACGGAGCTGCACCGCATCGCCAAGACCATGGAGAACCTGGGCGTGCCCGTGCTGGTGGTCGCCAACAAGCAGGACCTGAGGAACTCCCTGACGCTGGCCGAGATGGAGCGGGGCCTGGCGCTGAAGGAGCTGGGGCCCGGCACGCCGTGGCACCTGCAGCCCGCCTGCGCCATCACTGGGGACGGCCTGCGGGAGGGCATGGAGAAGATCCACGACATGATCCTGAAGCGCCGCAaggcccagcagcagctgcagcagcagaggaggaagaggtgatcCCGGAGTCACTTATTGGGAAAGAAAAACAGGACTTTTAAAGGAAGAACCGATCATGTATATGTCTCTAAAGTAAAGCGTGAGATATGTTGATCAATGTGAAGGACCCGGGATGTATCCTTGCCTCGGCTGCGTGGATCTGTTTCCGCTACAGTATATGTTGAACGTGCTGAGTTTTATCAGTTCAGATTTGAGCTCTACTACttacccccgtcccccccacacacacacacaccaccctgaTCCCCAATGCTGGGATAGCTGCTGACCAGGAAAGTGACTCTTGAGGAAAACagttggatgatgatgatgaggatgatgatgtttTTGAAAAGGAAGGATGTTGAAATGTTCCAAGGGTTCGGAGCGTGAGGCTCCAGAGGTTGTAAGGGCCAGAGTGGTTGGGACGGAGAAAGAATTTGCGGACGATGTACGAAGGATTAATTGAATGGCTATTCTGAAAACGTGACCAAAAGTGATGTAAAAGATTCTTGAGATGGGTGTAGAACAGTCATGAAGATGTGGACCTTGATGCACCGAACAGGCAGAGGCAAGTGGCCATtttgttcacccccccccccccccccccccccccttgctccTGGCGAACAAACTGTGAACACTAGAGGAATCCAATATCCCAAACACACCCCTTTCAATGTGGATCTTGTGTTACTTTTCTTTGTTTAAAATCATtgtatagttttttttttttgttgtactTTACTCTTTATAAGTGTTGCAACATGACATTAGTTTACCTGCTGCCGCAATACATTGTTTACCTTGTCCAATTGTCAAAAAGCACTTTACACTATCCCATAGTGTttcactgtttaaaaaaaaaacgagcatTTCATGTCAGAGTTTAACATTCAGGCTTGTAGGCTCCTGCGAGATGCTAGTGTGTATAGTTGGATCTTCATTGGCCACACTGCCATCAGGTAGATTAATTTATGCATCATCTTTTCTGAAATAAAATCTATTAAGAGCAATCTCCCTAACGGTGTGATATTACTTTTAAGGCTCTCTTGGTATAAAGTAGCAGGTGCCGTCAAGTACTTTGGTGACCAACGCAGCTTGAAAGAATTCAGATTTATCTGCTAAAGTCCAAAATGGGAAAATTAGATTTTTCCAAGGCCTAGATGGAATCAAGTAATTTGTTCAATTCAGTCGTCATTCATTCATCACTGATTTAACCGACCAGCTGTTCTGCTGTGAGTGCTATATTTAGAGCGTGGAGACTGATGCAAGTTAGTGAAATGTTTACTGAAAAGCTCAGGGAACCAGGATGGGGTTATGATGAACCATTCCTTAAAATCAAATCTTAACCTTCTTCATAGAAAATCTCTTGCCAACACGTTATTTTAATTTGTTAGAATTTATCACGGTTTGATTAAATACCCTGACATGCACTAGTGACTGTAATGTATAGCCTACTGTAGCACTGCATGAAGAAGCTAATGGCTAGTTACTCAGTCCTCCAAGATGTGTGAAGACACTGGCAGGATAGAGGGTATATTGTGTATTTCTTTAGCAAGGTGAACGAGTATTTAGTACTTGTTAGCGatcagtctctctttctccatctccctatctctcttctcactctctatccatctctccctctccatctcccattCCACGGAAAGAGTTCAGAGATTCCGACAATGCAGCTGCTTGGACTTAAATAGCCGCGTGCTGCGACCATTTAGCTATACTGGGTCCTCCCTGGCATGTCAGTCATGTTGCTATATACATGTGGCCGTCATTAGCACGTTTTATGGGATAACAAGGAGCCGGACATAAGTTTCTTTTGGATAATTCACCGCATGACTCAGCGTGGCAATTAACACTTAATTTGATGTAATTTTAGACCGGACTTTAACCAGGGTTGGGCTTCATTTGGTACAGACAGCATTTACCTTGTCTCGGAGAGACAAGTGAAACACTGTTGATAAACCGGTTAAAGCCAACACTATTAAAGGTATGCTTCTAATAGTGTTGACAAGATGACTAATGTTTGCCAAAGTGGAACCTggcacagattcacacacacacacacacacacacacacacacacacacacacacacacacacacacacacacacacacacacacttgttttgtCTGCAATGTATctcctgtgtgcatgtgttctcaGTGTGTGCTGTGTGAGTTGGCACCTTGTGAGTGTTTACTGGTGCGGGATAATCGGAGTCACAAGACTCGTCCGGCTTTCCCaggttttttttccctcccaGGTCCCGACCGCTAGCGTCTGATCTCTGTGAGCAGGCCTACCTGCTGCTCACTGGCTTCCCTTCCCACCGCTCTCATTCTGCTGACTATACAAACCCAAACAAAACAGTCTTAGGTGCCATAAGGACCGCGGCTCGTCTGTGTGGGTTTATGGCCAACTTCCTGTGGAAGTTACGAGGGCCACTGTTTCTGCAAATCCATAACTGGTTGAGCTTCAGTACCTGCTGTATTTGGTACACTCCTCCCCGGTGGGTTAGAGTGAATGACCCCCTCCACAGGCCTCCTCAGGGGCCCTCCATTAACCCAGTTACCATAGCAATGCTGCTTTAGCCAGCGCAATCTGAGGTATACAAGGGGACATGTAGGACACTCTGTCAGAGAGGCAGAAGTAGAATGCAAAGGATCTCTTGCGCAGAATCT
Protein-coding regions in this window:
- the bola1 gene encoding bolA-like protein 1, which gives rise to MLARILLCARPVSATLPALTRPLAHSTAHMDPGSGGRPVETAIRTKLTGALVPVHLEVHNESHMHAVPPGSESHFRVLVVSASFDGLSLIQRHRLVNEALREELSSCVHALAIQAKTPAQWGSNPSVAKSPPCMGGSKGDHSVEVKLAAGRE
- the arl4aa gene encoding ADP-ribosylation factor-like 4aa, translated to MGNGFSEQPGFLPSVPFFQSFHMAILGLDSAGKTTTLYRLRFNEFVNTVPTRGFNAEKVKLSLGGHRTAATFHFWDVGGQEKLRPLWKSYTRGADGIVFVVDSVDGERLEEAKTELHRIAKTMENLGVPVLVVANKQDLRNSLTLAEMERGLALKELGPGTPWHLQPACAITGDGLREGMEKIHDMILKRRKAQQQLQQQRRKR